One Chryseobacterium indoltheticum DNA segment encodes these proteins:
- a CDS encoding ankyrin repeat domain-containing protein — translation MKVLFFLLCFISINACEKSFSQPVKEIMINGENVIELVKSNNAEGLRTALENGADVNTKDSRGRSLLLLAAVGKKIKIAKILVEYKADVNLQDQQLDSPFLFAGANGQTELVKLFLENGARFDVFNRYNGTALIPACERGHVETVNVLANTEGFPINHVNRLGWTALMEAVILGDGSLKYQQIVQILKDKKAKDIPDNDGVKALEHAKSLGYKEIVKILES, via the coding sequence ATGAAAGTTTTGTTTTTTCTGTTGTGTTTTATCAGTATAAATGCTTGCGAAAAAAGCTTTTCTCAACCTGTAAAAGAAATTATGATTAATGGTGAAAATGTGATTGAGCTTGTAAAGAGTAATAATGCAGAAGGTTTAAGAACGGCTTTGGAAAACGGAGCCGATGTGAATACGAAAGATTCGAGAGGAAGATCTTTGCTGCTTCTTGCCGCGGTAGGAAAAAAGATAAAAATTGCAAAAATCCTTGTCGAGTATAAAGCGGATGTTAACCTGCAGGATCAACAATTAGATAGTCCGTTTTTGTTTGCAGGTGCAAACGGACAGACCGAATTGGTGAAATTATTTCTGGAAAACGGAGCTCGTTTTGACGTTTTCAACAGATACAACGGAACGGCTTTAATTCCTGCCTGCGAAAGAGGTCACGTAGAAACTGTAAACGTTTTGGCGAATACGGAAGGCTTTCCGATTAATCATGTGAACAGATTGGGATGGACTGCTTTGATGGAAGCGGTGATTTTAGGTGACGGAAGTTTAAAATACCAGCAAATTGTTCAGATCCTTAAAGATAAAAAGGCAAAAGATATTCCCGATAACGACGGAGTTAAGGCTTTGGAACACGCAAAATCTTTAGGTTATAAAGAGATTGTAAAAATTTTAGAATCTTAA
- a CDS encoding amidohydrolase, translating to MERSNNISRKDFLKSSALAMAGITLTPTVMSANTLSEDKVLGVNGKLILKNVRLETGFEYEEGEVISTKTDLFLVETENGNITKIAPNDPKAKAVDAKGFLMLPAFKDMHIHLDKTFYGDKWQAVRKRKGGVKGMIALEEQIMLEILKNSTYKAEKMIELIQSKGTAFARSHVNIEPTSKLDSLKNLQKALDNKKKSFGAEIVAFPQHGVFYKNSVPYLKEAAQMNIDFIGGVDPYTIDGAIEKTIDFTVQLALDHQKGIDIHLHETGESGLKTVEYLIDKVNENPSLKGKTFFSHCFILGKLDKIKQEEIAEKLGNARVGIASTIPIGNLIMPLPTLQKHNVTVYTGNDSIIDHWNTYGTGSVLEKANLYAQLYGQSTEFLLSRSLKLATANLTPLDDKGVQQWPKTGDDADFVLLNASCSAEAVSRISNVESLIYRGNVVF from the coding sequence ATGGAAAGGTCTAATAATATTTCGCGAAAAGATTTTTTGAAAAGCTCTGCTTTAGCAATGGCTGGAATTACTTTAACGCCTACAGTGATGAGCGCAAATACGCTTTCTGAAGATAAAGTTTTAGGAGTAAATGGTAAATTAATTCTTAAGAATGTCCGCCTTGAAACCGGTTTTGAATATGAAGAAGGGGAAGTGATCTCTACAAAGACAGATTTGTTTTTAGTGGAAACTGAAAACGGAAATATCACAAAAATAGCTCCGAATGATCCTAAAGCCAAAGCGGTGGATGCAAAAGGATTTTTGATGCTTCCGGCTTTTAAAGATATGCATATTCACCTTGATAAAACTTTTTATGGCGACAAATGGCAGGCTGTCAGAAAAAGAAAAGGCGGAGTAAAAGGAATGATTGCTTTGGAAGAACAAATCATGCTGGAAATTCTGAAAAATTCTACCTACAAAGCAGAAAAAATGATTGAATTGATTCAGTCCAAAGGAACTGCTTTTGCAAGAAGTCATGTGAATATTGAGCCTACTTCCAAGCTCGATTCTTTGAAAAATTTACAGAAAGCTTTAGATAATAAAAAGAAAAGTTTCGGAGCAGAAATTGTTGCCTTTCCGCAACACGGAGTTTTTTACAAAAATTCTGTTCCTTATTTGAAAGAAGCAGCTCAGATGAATATCGATTTTATCGGTGGAGTAGATCCTTACACGATTGACGGAGCGATTGAAAAAACAATTGATTTTACGGTACAACTCGCTTTAGATCATCAAAAAGGAATTGACATTCATCTTCATGAAACCGGAGAATCAGGTTTGAAAACGGTTGAATACCTTATCGATAAAGTGAATGAAAATCCTTCTTTAAAAGGAAAAACATTTTTTAGTCATTGTTTTATTTTAGGTAAATTAGATAAAATAAAACAAGAAGAGATTGCCGAAAAATTAGGCAATGCTCGAGTGGGAATTGCTTCAACGATTCCTATCGGAAATTTGATTATGCCGCTTCCGACTTTACAAAAACATAATGTAACCGTTTATACCGGAAACGACAGTATTATCGATCATTGGAATACGTACGGAACCGGAAGTGTTTTAGAAAAAGCCAATCTTTATGCTCAGCTTTACGGTCAGTCGACTGAATTTTTGCTTTCAAGAAGTTTAAAATTGGCCACGGCAAATCTAACTCCTTTGGATGATAAAGGCGTTCAGCAATGGCCGAAAACAGGTGATGATGCCGATTTTGTTTTGCTGAATGCAAGTTGTTCGGCAGAAGCGGTATCAAGAATTTCAAACGTAGAATCTCTTATTTATAGAGGGAACGTGGTATTTTAA
- a CDS encoding helix-turn-helix domain-containing protein, protein MINCINFTNFKQKSFGMSRRSDYFPVLGIQDFKDDHSLEAHLLFNELYGERSIDHPHKHDFFIINIFEKAKGNHIIDFVDYEVKDHQIHLVFPDQVHQWDIEAGTIGYQLMISRDWFESLIPALRFSQLFYQNHPVIDLSDMSFEFLVYEFKTIKKLLNDENIFWEMIQKRSEMIGLLISEAVEFIFKNDERYHANPVFSKFLNLIDEHFKEKRSVSFYAEKLNISPNYLNIICKKSINSSASSLIQDRILLEAKRLLKVSEKSVKDIVFDLGFYDQASFSKFFKSQTGMTPSQFKE, encoded by the coding sequence ATGATTAACTGCATAAATTTCACTAATTTTAAGCAAAAATCATTCGGAATGAGCCGTCGTTCAGATTATTTTCCGGTTTTGGGTATTCAGGATTTCAAGGATGATCATTCTTTGGAAGCCCATCTTCTGTTTAATGAACTTTACGGAGAACGCTCTATCGATCATCCGCACAAGCATGATTTTTTTATCATTAATATTTTTGAAAAAGCAAAAGGAAATCATATCATCGATTTTGTAGATTATGAAGTGAAAGATCATCAGATTCATTTGGTTTTCCCCGATCAGGTGCATCAATGGGATATTGAAGCAGGAACAATAGGATATCAATTGATGATCAGCAGAGATTGGTTTGAAAGTTTAATTCCGGCTTTGAGATTTTCACAATTATTTTATCAGAATCATCCGGTGATAGACCTTTCAGATATGAGTTTTGAATTTCTGGTTTATGAATTTAAGACTATTAAAAAACTTTTGAATGATGAGAATATCTTTTGGGAAATGATTCAGAAACGTAGCGAAATGATTGGATTACTCATCAGTGAAGCGGTAGAATTTATTTTTAAAAATGATGAACGATATCATGCAAATCCTGTTTTTTCAAAGTTTTTAAACCTTATTGATGAACATTTTAAAGAAAAACGTTCTGTTTCTTTTTATGCTGAAAAGCTTAATATTTCTCCGAATTATTTAAATATCATCTGTAAAAAAAGCATCAATTCTTCAGCTTCATCGCTTATTCAGGATAGAATTTTACTTGAAGCGAAGCGTCTTCTGAAAGTGTCAGAAAAATCGGTGAAAGATATTG
- the hemL gene encoding glutamate-1-semialdehyde 2,1-aminomutase: MKYQRSSALFEEAYKYIPGGVNSPVRAFKSVGGVPVFMKSAKGAYLTDADDNTYVDYINSWGPAILGHTHPEVLEELKIQAQKGFSFGAPTELETEIAKFITENVPNIDQIRMVSSGTEACMSAIRLARGFTGRDKFIKFEGCYHGHSDSFLIKAGSGAATFGNPNSPGVTAGTAKDTLLARYNDFEQVEDLFRHNQGEIAAVIIEPVAGNMGCVLPENDFLQKLRKICDENGALLIFDEVMTGFRLAFGGAQELFNVKADLVTYGKVIGGGLPVGAFAGRNEIMDHLAPKGGVYQAGTLSGNPLAMRAGLKTLQIIKNDPEFFNRLAKTTETLDFEIGKILNEKGIEHRINRKGSMMSVFFHINAVSNFDEAQNANHSLFNNFFHQLLTNGIYLPPSGYETYFISDAIKDKEIDMTLEAVRKFQYS; encoded by the coding sequence ATGAAATACCAAAGAAGTTCAGCTTTATTTGAAGAAGCTTACAAATATATTCCGGGAGGTGTAAATTCTCCGGTTCGTGCGTTTAAATCGGTGGGTGGAGTTCCCGTTTTTATGAAATCTGCGAAAGGCGCTTACCTTACAGATGCCGATGATAACACGTATGTAGACTACATTAATTCTTGGGGACCTGCAATTTTGGGTCACACCCATCCTGAAGTTTTAGAAGAATTAAAAATTCAGGCACAAAAAGGTTTCTCTTTTGGTGCACCAACAGAATTGGAAACTGAAATTGCAAAATTCATTACCGAAAATGTTCCGAATATCGACCAGATCAGAATGGTTTCTTCAGGTACAGAAGCGTGTATGAGCGCAATCAGATTGGCAAGAGGTTTTACAGGAAGAGATAAATTTATAAAATTTGAAGGCTGTTATCATGGTCATTCAGATTCGTTTTTGATAAAAGCGGGAAGTGGCGCTGCAACTTTTGGAAATCCAAATTCGCCGGGCGTAACGGCTGGAACAGCAAAAGACACTTTGTTAGCAAGATATAATGATTTTGAACAAGTTGAAGATTTGTTCAGACATAATCAGGGTGAAATTGCAGCGGTAATTATAGAGCCGGTTGCTGGAAACATGGGTTGTGTACTTCCTGAAAATGATTTCTTACAAAAATTAAGAAAAATCTGTGATGAAAACGGAGCCTTATTGATTTTTGATGAAGTGATGACAGGTTTCAGATTGGCTTTTGGTGGAGCTCAGGAATTGTTTAATGTGAAAGCCGATTTGGTAACTTACGGTAAAGTAATCGGAGGCGGACTTCCGGTAGGAGCTTTTGCCGGAAGAAACGAAATTATGGATCATCTTGCTCCAAAAGGCGGTGTTTATCAAGCCGGAACTTTGAGCGGAAATCCTTTGGCAATGAGAGCAGGTTTAAAAACTTTGCAAATCATTAAAAACGATCCTGAATTTTTCAACAGATTAGCTAAAACAACAGAAACTTTAGACTTTGAAATCGGAAAAATTCTAAACGAAAAAGGAATCGAACACAGAATCAACAGAAAAGGTTCAATGATGTCGGTTTTCTTCCACATCAATGCGGTTTCCAATTTTGATGAAGCGCAGAATGCAAACCATTCGTTATTCAATAATTTCTTTCATCAGCTTTTGACCAACGGAATTTATCTTCCGCCAAGTGGTTATGAAACCTATTTCATCAGCGATGCGATCAAAGACAAAGAAATCGATATGACTTTAGAAGCGGTAAGAAAATTTCAGTATTCTTAA
- a CDS encoding DUF5522 domain-containing protein, translating into MALFEIKEGEDFYYNEQGYKVFTEKFHLKRGHCCKSGCRHCPYGYDKKTDTFIKTNKKNK; encoded by the coding sequence ATGGCTCTTTTTGAAATCAAAGAAGGTGAAGACTTTTACTATAACGAGCAAGGTTACAAAGTTTTTACCGAAAAATTCCATCTTAAACGTGGACATTGTTGTAAAAGTGGTTGCAGACACTGCCCGTACGGATATGATAAAAAGACTGACACATTTATAAAAACCAATAAAAAAAATAAATAA
- a CDS encoding glycoside hydrolase family 73 protein, with translation MKRLFLLISLLVLSKFSAQTWATEDQYIQKFAQYAVEEMEKYKIPASITLAQGLLETGGGQSRLAQEGKNHFGIKCKEDWTGKTMKHTDDAPNECFRVYDDPKQSYEDHSIFLATRKYYTKLFDLDMKDYRAWAHGLKKAGYATNPRYASILIGKIEKYKLYEFDEVNSKEVLYAVLKKYPDLKDDRAFMARMEPAKATKKTTTPVTVKVPYKATSYAQQQQRVERIKTKAEILNSILIKSHPNGGLKYIVIPEDTDVQYIAKKFKISESKLMKWNELEGMVLAKNEVVFLESKNSDGNTATYKAEYGEDMYDIAQKFGIKLNKLYSKNRMDEGQKPSAGQLIYLIDKKPRN, from the coding sequence ATGAAAAGACTTTTCTTACTAATTAGCCTTTTAGTTTTATCAAAATTCTCAGCTCAGACCTGGGCTACAGAAGATCAGTACATCCAGAAATTTGCTCAATATGCAGTGGAAGAAATGGAAAAGTACAAGATTCCGGCTTCAATTACTCTTGCGCAAGGACTTTTAGAAACCGGTGGTGGACAAAGCCGTTTGGCGCAGGAAGGAAAAAACCATTTCGGTATAAAATGTAAAGAAGACTGGACCGGAAAAACAATGAAGCATACCGATGATGCTCCAAATGAATGTTTCCGTGTGTATGACGATCCTAAACAATCTTACGAAGACCACTCTATATTTTTGGCAACAAGAAAATATTACACCAAACTTTTTGATCTTGATATGAAAGATTACAGAGCTTGGGCGCATGGTTTAAAAAAAGCAGGTTATGCTACTAATCCTCGTTATGCATCAATTCTTATCGGAAAAATTGAAAAATACAAGCTGTATGAGTTTGATGAAGTAAATTCTAAGGAAGTTCTTTATGCAGTATTAAAAAAATATCCAGATCTGAAAGATGACCGTGCTTTCATGGCAAGAATGGAACCTGCAAAAGCTACTAAAAAAACAACGACACCTGTCACTGTAAAAGTTCCTTACAAAGCGACCTCTTATGCGCAACAACAGCAAAGAGTGGAAAGAATTAAAACAAAAGCAGAAATTCTTAATTCTATTTTAATAAAAAGTCATCCGAATGGCGGCTTGAAATATATTGTGATTCCCGAAGATACCGATGTACAGTATATTGCTAAGAAATTTAAAATCAGTGAAAGTAAACTGATGAAATGGAATGAGCTCGAAGGAATGGTATTGGCAAAAAATGAAGTCGTTTTCCTTGAATCTAAAAATTCTGATGGAAATACTGCAACCTACAAAGCCGAATATGGTGAAGATATGTATGATATAGCACAGAAATTTGGCATCAAACTCAATAAATTATACTCAAAAAACAGAATGGATGAAGGTCAAAAACCATCCGCTGGACAATTAATTTATCTGATCGACAAAAAACCTAGAAACTAA
- a CDS encoding DUF4136 domain-containing protein, which yields MKKYIFILLAASLGLSSCSPFKVRSDYAQTANFTSYKTYKIRIDDLKLNDIDKDRVLNELSKQLQTKGLQPGENPDLIVNVKANHKKITDINTTNPYGMWGWGGGFGWGIGMNRTWTSNYNEGAIIVDLVDGQTQKLVWQGIGSGIAVDRPKAKQKQIPQIVAEIMANYPPGMKK from the coding sequence ATGAAGAAATATATTTTTATTTTGCTTGCGGCAAGTTTAGGTTTGTCGTCTTGCAGCCCATTCAAAGTACGCTCAGATTATGCTCAAACTGCTAATTTTACATCTTACAAAACATACAAAATCAGAATCGACGATTTGAAATTGAATGATATTGATAAAGACAGAGTTTTGAATGAGCTATCTAAACAATTACAGACAAAAGGACTTCAGCCTGGGGAAAATCCGGATTTGATTGTCAACGTAAAAGCAAACCACAAAAAAATTACCGATATCAATACCACGAATCCGTACGGAATGTGGGGCTGGGGCGGAGGTTTCGGTTGGGGAATCGGGATGAACAGAACCTGGACCAGCAATTATAACGAAGGTGCTATCATTGTAGATCTTGTAGATGGTCAAACTCAAAAATTGGTATGGCAGGGAATCGGTAGCGGAATCGCTGTAGACAGACCAAAAGCCAAACAAAAACAAATCCCTCAGATTGTAGCTGAAATTATGGCTAACTATCCTCCGGGAATGAAGAAATAA
- a CDS encoding 1-aminocyclopropane-1-carboxylate deaminase/D-cysteine desulfhydrase has product MLLQLPTETIPIQEIPIHKKVKLFIKREDLIHPQISGNKYWKLFYNINNYLETLPENPLIITFGGAYSNHISAVSATGKLSGIKTLGIIRGEELEQKWRDNPTLVLAKRNGMNLKFVTREEYRHKEKLTEFLLHEFPEALIIPEGGTNENAVQGVKMMLNNDTKDFDYLCTAVGTGGTLAGISEFCEDNQKVIGFKVVEDSSLESKILELTSKRNFHLTDAAFGGYGKINDENVRFINDFKVKFQIPLEPVYTGKMMLKLFEMIDADYFPEGSKILCFHTGGLQGIEGANLLLEKQNRNLII; this is encoded by the coding sequence ATGCTATTACAACTTCCGACAGAAACGATTCCAATTCAGGAAATTCCAATTCATAAAAAAGTAAAGCTTTTCATCAAGAGAGAAGATCTTATTCATCCACAAATTTCAGGGAATAAATACTGGAAACTTTTTTACAATATCAATAATTATTTGGAAACTCTACCGGAAAATCCTTTAATTATAACATTTGGCGGAGCCTACTCAAACCATATTTCTGCAGTTTCTGCCACAGGAAAACTTTCCGGAATTAAAACTTTAGGAATTATAAGAGGCGAAGAATTAGAACAAAAATGGCGTGATAATCCGACCTTAGTTTTAGCAAAAAGAAACGGGATGAATTTAAAATTTGTGACCCGTGAAGAATACCGACATAAGGAAAAACTAACTGAGTTTCTGTTGCATGAATTTCCTGAAGCATTAATAATTCCCGAAGGTGGAACCAATGAAAATGCTGTTCAGGGTGTAAAAATGATGCTCAATAACGATACAAAAGATTTTGATTATCTTTGCACCGCAGTTGGAACCGGAGGTACTTTGGCGGGGATTTCAGAGTTTTGTGAAGATAATCAAAAGGTTATAGGTTTTAAAGTAGTTGAAGATTCTTCTTTAGAAAGCAAAATTTTGGAGTTAACCTCTAAAAGAAATTTTCATCTAACCGATGCTGCTTTTGGCGGTTATGGTAAAATAAATGATGAAAATGTTCGTTTTATCAATGATTTTAAAGTAAAGTTTCAAATTCCTTTAGAACCGGTTTATACAGGAAAGATGATGCTGAAATTGTTTGAAATGATTGATGCTGATTATTTTCCTGAAGGAAGCAAAATCCTGTGTTTTCATACCGGAGGTTTGCAGGGAATAGAAGGAGCCAATTTGCTTTTAGAAAAACAAAATAGAAATTTAATAATATAA